In Bufo gargarizans isolate SCDJY-AF-19 chromosome 5, ASM1485885v1, whole genome shotgun sequence, the following are encoded in one genomic region:
- the LOC122939312 gene encoding alpha-1A adrenergic receptor-like codes for MLTEVNHTNCSSCCSSGNRLFTVIFMVALILAILLGNLVILAVFLATKHLRTSQGYLKTSLAVADLALGILVVPFSVYGEIKMLSINASSMAEGGNEVLFVGSWHPCYLIGPVFAGCTFVSISTIFLLTIERSIAILKPLHKEVVLTRRRTLLLILFSWAASFFLAIVPIISSQGAIVLEYNLCSRMCNYAPAPSSPSHVWQILLLFPAFDFSLLGGTLIINALTLTTIHQYTRRRKLLSETDQEPLRASFSDIKAAKTIGTLTIAFTASFTPIAVFVVGNVLGYQWCTFSFFAFWMLASNSCCNVIIYSVCDQRFREGAHQIFMSLRCFCCRSSLP; via the coding sequence ATGCTCACAGAAGTCAATCACACCAACTGTAGCAGCTGCTGCTCTTCTGGGAATCGGCTCTTCACAGTCATCTTTATGGTTGCCCTAATCCTGGCCATACTGCTGGGGAATTTGGTGATCCTGGCGGTGTTCCTGGCCACCAAGCACTTGCGTACCTCTCAGGGCTACTTAAAGACCTCCTTGGCAGTGGCTGACCTTGCTCTGGGCATCTTGGTGGTACCTTTTTCTGTCTATGGAGAAATTAAAATGCTTTCCATCAATGCTTCTTCCATGGCAGAGGGAGGAAATGAGGTGCTATTTGTGGGATCTTGGCACCCATGTTATCTCATCGGTCCAGTCTTTGCTGGATGCACTTTTGTGTCTATAAGTACCATCTTTTTATTGACTATTGAAAGGAGCATTGCCATCCTGAAGCCCCTGCACAAGGAAGTGGTGCTCACCAGAAGGAGGACATTgctgctgatcttgttctcctgggctGCTAGCTTCTTCTTGGCCATTGTCCCCATCATCTCCAGCCAGGGTGCTATAGTGTTGGAGTACAATCTTTGCAGCAGAATGTGCAATTATGCCCCAGCACCATCCTCACCGTCGCATGTGTGGCAGATACTTTTGCTATTCCCAGCCTTTGATTTCAGCCTGCTAGGGGGCACTCTGATAATCAATGCTCTTACTctgaccaccattcaccagtACACTCGCAGGAGAAAGCTCTTGTCTGAGACAGACCAGGAGCCCCTTAGAGCCTCCTTCTCTGACATTAAAGCTGCCAAGACCATTGGCACTCTGACTATTGCCTTCACAGCTTCCTTCACCCCTATAGCAGTATTTGTGGTGGGCAACGTGTTGGGGTATCAGTGGTGTACCTTCTCCTTTTTTGCCTTTTGGATGCTTGCAAGCAATAGCTGCTGCAATGTGATCATTTACAGTGTATGCGACCAGCGCTTCCGCGAGGGGGCGCACCAGATCTTCATGTCCTTGAGATGCTTTTGCTGTAGGAGCTCTTTGCCTTGA